The Aureispira anguillae genome contains a region encoding:
- a CDS encoding c-type cytochrome, producing MQKNIIYLSAFFLLLGISCSNPAEKTYNEGAILYQKHCENCHMEDGSGLEALYPPLAGADMLENMGVGAACIIKNGLKGKIIVNGVEFETGMEPIKGLSNVEITNIVNYIHNAWGNKRAFIQLNEVEKTLETCAL from the coding sequence GTGCAAAAAAATATAATTTATTTATCTGCTTTTTTTTTATTGCTGGGAATTTCCTGTAGCAACCCTGCAGAAAAAACCTATAACGAAGGTGCTATTTTATACCAAAAACACTGCGAAAACTGCCACATGGAAGATGGCAGCGGCCTAGAGGCTTTGTATCCTCCTTTGGCGGGTGCAGATATGCTAGAGAATATGGGGGTAGGAGCTGCCTGTATTATAAAAAATGGTCTAAAAGGTAAGATTATTGTCAATGGAGTAGAATTTGAAACGGGGATGGAGCCAATCAAGGGATTATCGAATGTAGAAATCACCAATATTGTTAATTATATACACAATGCTTGGGGAAATAAACGGGCATTTATACAGCTGAATGAGGTGGAAAAAACATTGGAAACCTGTGCATTATAA